The genomic region ataagaaaacagcaaaaatattatatatatacaatataacaAATGAATGTAgtgatgaaaattttatatatagtttatgttttatatatggaaatGTTGATACTGTCAGTTATATAAAGGGGAAGAATGTATTTATAGTAAAGTTCGAATTAGCTGAATGTGCTCTTaatgcatataaaaatttaccaaatcattttaaaaatttacattttgaGCTTAGAAatgaatcaaaaaaaattagttattATAATGAGAAAGctaatagtaataaatatgtatcaCCCAATATTtcggaaaaaaaatttttatccttAAGTACTGAGAAGCGACAACAGATTATGagtataaaacaaaaagaactATTAAGAAAATGTAAAGAGAAATTAAATCAGTACATTAATATGTTtaacagtaaaaatataacagacGCGACTAGAGAGAAATTACAAGCATTAATTGACCATATTAAAACAAGGATACAAGTTTTAAACAATCAATGTGATGGTACAAATTTTACTGAAGGCACAAATTCGGTTATAGTAAACAACTACGATGCAAACAATAGCAATAGTAACGTTGGAATaaataatggtaataatattGGAAGCAATGCTATTATAGATAGTACCACTGAGGGTggaaataataatggaaaCCCTTCAGGAAACATTACTGGAAGCATTACAGGAAACACTTCAGGAAATAGTAGTTCAAAGAGCATTGTAAGCAATGttggaaataataataacaacaataacatTGGAAGCAGTAATAGTAACGTAAATAACAGTGATAACAATAGGTTTAATAGCGGCGGGAGTGCATATGTAGAGAGTGGCACAACGATCAAAGTGAACTCCTTAAACAGCATTCAAAACAACGAAGACTTGAGTAATTacttattacaaaataattcgatctttttaaatgaacatatttcttatttttctttattttcatttggAGAGAAATATgcaataattaaatataacaacgaaaatatagcaaaaaatGTTTTCAAAAACTGCGCTATGTATAACATTAACGTCGACTTTGTCCCTGATGAAACCGATAGCCAAAATGTTAGCTAGGGAGGTCAGCGCAGCCCCTGCGAACAGGAGAACATATGTAAACACTTAATGGCGAAAAATAATCCTTTTATCTATAATAAAACTTTGCAAAGGAGTGTTTCATGGCATGTATCGGGTGCATTTAATTGgttctaataatttttttttttttttttttttttttttttttgcaccaGTGGTTATGTCGTTGGTTGCATTCAGCGACTGCATCGATGTATACATTGTTTTCCTTCTCTTTTACGTAcacttttcctttttcgacattatcttatttttcttttttttaaattaaacgTTATGTACAAGTGCCTGTGTTATTCCTTGCCTTGACATTGTCTGTGCATGTAGTTgcttataaatgtattttcgTAATCAGAACAAGAAGGGAGcagaattaatttattactaATTGCATTATATGAATGAAGGCATATTACAAGATAGTGTGAAGTGGGGAATACATCCGCGAATGGagtgtacatgtgtatacatatgtgtatgtatatgtgcgtatatatgtatatcccCTCATTTTTGAGTGAGAAGAGAACAGCTGCTTTGCCAACAAGTCTATGaacttttcattaaaaaCCTTTAAATCATATGaagcatatttatttaattttatgtatctGCGCAAACACATATAAATTCAAGTGTGCAggattttttctttccagTCATTACACGGATCGGAAAGAATACCAATGAAtgtttttaagtaaaattataaaattaattggGATTTAGtcattaatataatgaaaattgaaagaaaaaaatataaacccTGAAATGTGAAGCGTAAAATGTGAAGCATAAAGTGTGTAATGTAAATTGCAAATggtgaaataaatttaaggCGCGAAATTTTTCGTCCCCTGGGCAGGTACTAAAAGAGGGACATAATGCAtgaaaagtgaaaaaaaataaaatataacacatatatatatatatatatatatatatatatatatatatatatatatatatatatatatatatatatatatatatatatatttatatatattatgtatatgtacattccCGCACTCATGCATATGCGGTATATACGCACAAAtctattacatatatatacacacatgtgTGCAAACGTACATACCATTAAACGTATAGGTGGACGAAAACAGGAAATCCCTGTAACTGACCCAACGTTGTTGGATGCACACTGaatgcaaaaatattaaaaaaaaaagaattctcATTTCGCGTAAAGCTTAATggttatattattaacttgtatggaaaaaatattgagaaaaaaaaaaaaaaaaaaaaaaaaaattctccAGGTTTTAACTACTATTTGCTTACAGTTGACCATACATATCTTCAATCGCCTTCAGGTTGACgttttttgcctttttttccttttttgcatttttttcaatatccttctttgttttaatttttttcatgtttttttcCTGGTTAATCCCATTTGCAACAATATCACGTAAGATGTTCGTTTgtctattatttattatcagATAATTTGGGGAAATCTCCTCCTCTCTTGATTCATCCTTAAAAATGTAGTTACTTAAACATTTTTCATCGTTGTTATCATAAGACGAATTATTACTAATAAGAAGTGAACTATTATTGTTCAGTTTgtcaattaatttttgttcttgtttttttttttttataagattTTCGGTAGTTTCGATTATATTGTCTAATAATATTCTATTTCCCTTTAAATTTCTTGAAGCATCATctagataatttttttttttttttttttttttttttttttttatttcttaaattgGCACCAAAACCTCCCTTTCCCCCTCTTAAACGAAATAGTAAATAGATATCAAGAAATTCatcaaaaatgttaatatttgaagacttgttttctttttgatttatgagtataatattttttttatcacagGCGTTACGTGCATTACAGGCATTACACGTATTACACATATTTATTGTTCTACTTGTCGTGTCTATCTTATTTTCACAtgatatacttatatttttgtaatactCATCATttgattttaatttaatttcattaattttattttttatttctttaaaataaaaggaattgaaggagaaaaaatgttttttcttttctttaatattaaaatcattttttatattctcacaataatttaaataattggACGAAGAAGAGGATGAAGAAGAGCCT from Plasmodium malariae genome assembly, chromosome: 11 harbors:
- the PmUG01_11059700 gene encoding RNA-binding protein, putative; translation: MEDGRRYSMQANWDMNNYDKNVTYYNSSSMNNINNFDSMNGGANMMNANNMGSSANMISSTNMCGVTGQSSCYYNSSEENKSVFKMNEGNNNMYFHEEGFCNNGGNMNLMYNNINNNSSYNSNSNSNSNSNSNSNIIINSNSNGNGNIDSNSNNNSNSNRNSNSLSNNFSICNASYPPGSYNNYCNYNMNYQMMNGNNYPNSLMSSSSNYYSSEQYVLNKKTAKILYIYNITNECSDENFIYSLCFIYGNVDTVSYIKGKNVFIVKFELAECALNAYKNLPNHFKNLHFELRNESKKISYYNEKANSNKYVSPNISEKKFLSLSTEKRQQIMSIKQKELLRKCKEKLNQYINMFNSKNITDATREKLQALIDHIKTRIQVLNNQCDGTNFTEGTNSVIVNNYDANNSNSNVGINNGNNIGSNAIIDSTTEGGNNNGNPSGNITGSITGNTSGNSSSKSIVSNVGNNNNNNNIGSSNSNVNNSDNNRFNSGGSAYVESGTTIKVNSLNSIQNNEDLSNYLLQNNSIFLNEHISYFSLFSFGEKYAIIKYNNENIAKNVFKNCAMYNINVDFVPDETDSQNVS
- the PmUG01_11059800 gene encoding conserved Plasmodium protein, unknown function; its protein translation is MISNYIIHIGNDIINKRIRIKELLNKYERKILEKNVNAFFYILINLIFNLPIERFRLVINRKYIFLKKKKKYDIIFNITKKLLILNNIDIKKELNNYIENKKYCIDTNHEINEALSSCACSFFYNEMNLKRCANPTSTTLIDNIYKKENNGNRKHNLLINEKKDMSPYNMLSNIIINNPDKLYDNKKLFYENYIFENAKGSSSSSSSSNYLNYCENIKNDFNIKEKKKHFFSFNSFYFKEIKNKINEIKLKSNDEYYKNISISCENKIDTTSRTINMCNTCNACNARNACDKKNIILINQKENKSSNINIFDEFLDIYLLFRLRGGKGGFGANLRNKKKKKKNYLDDASRNLKGNRILLDNIIETTENLIKKKKQEQKLIDKLNNNSSLLISNNSSYDNNDEKCLSNYIFKDESREEEISPNYLIINNRQTNILRDIVANGINQEKNMKKIKTKKDIEKNAKKEKKAKNVNLKAIEDMYGQL